A window of Bacteroidota bacterium contains these coding sequences:
- a CDS encoding helix-turn-helix transcriptional regulator — protein MKTHTLEAITDKYIGKRGTVRREVFEYELRLDLLGQAVRDARKKRNLTQEELGRLVGVQKAQISKIENSTKDVRLETIMKVFAALDAQVSFVVKLA, from the coding sequence TTGAAAACTCATACCCTCGAAGCAATTACCGATAAATATATTGGTAAGCGGGGCACTGTGCGTCGTGAAGTATTCGAATACGAGCTTCGTCTTGATCTGCTTGGTCAGGCGGTGCGCGATGCGCGTAAAAAGCGCAATCTTACACAGGAAGAACTCGGGCGTCTGGTGGGCGTGCAAAAGGCACAGATTTCGAAAATTGAAAACAGTACGAAGGATGTGCGTCTGGAAACGATTATGAAAGTATTTGCTGCATTGGATGCTCAGGTGAGTTTTGTGGTGAAACTGGCCTGA
- a CDS encoding type II toxin-antitoxin system RelE/ParE family toxin: MEKRKFRVEFLDEAASFLESLDRKARAKIIYNITKAQYANDQELFKKLTDEVWEFRTLYNQTCYRMFAFWDKRNGTDTVVIATHGMVKKTMKVPGGEIDRTVRWMRVYFEKNK; the protein is encoded by the coding sequence ATGGAGAAAAGGAAGTTCAGGGTGGAGTTTCTGGATGAAGCTGCCTCATTTTTGGAATCTTTGGACAGGAAGGCGCGGGCAAAGATTATTTACAACATTACAAAAGCGCAGTATGCAAACGACCAGGAATTATTTAAAAAGCTAACGGATGAAGTCTGGGAGTTCAGAACACTGTATAACCAAACCTGCTACCGGATGTTTGCCTTCTGGGATAAGCGAAACGGGACAGATACGGTGGTTATTGCTACACACGGCATGGTAAAGAAAACAATGAAAGTGCCCGGTGGAGAAATAGACAGGACTGTGCGCTGGATGCGTGTTTATTTTGAGAAGAATAAATAA
- a CDS encoding RNA-binding transcriptional accessory protein has protein sequence MSSEVLDRLLIRKLAAQMGVQPGQVSATVTLLDEGATVPFVSRYRKEMTGSLDEVQIAAVRDGIALLRSTEQRRAFILETIEGQGKLTDELRGKIEAAETMLQLEDLYLPYKPKRKTRATVAREKGLEPLALMLLEQTNFDVDAEAAKYIDASKEVNDSDEALDGARDILAEMFSEDASARESLRKLFREEALVRSRVVAGKEEAGEKFRDYFEWDEKLMQCPSHRMLAMRRGENEGVLMLDIAPDADHAIELLEKLFVKARNKAADHVKAAISGSYKRLLQPSLETEFRQLTKEAADIKAIEVFAQNLRELLLASPLGQKAILAIDPGFRTGCKVVALDRQGKLLDNDVIFPHQSQREKQEAEDTLFRMLAKHNIEAIAIGNGTAGRETEEFVRSIAELPKEIAVVMVNESGASIYSASDVAREEFPTYDVTVRGAVSIGRRLADPLAELVKIDPKSIGVGQYQHDVDQPMLKKKLDEVVESCVNGVGVELNTASKQLLAYVSGIGSALAKNIVEYRNENGPFRSRKDLLDVPRLGEKAFEQAAGFLRIRGGKHPLDSSAVHPESYHIVEQMAKDLGCELADLLGDKELRKKIELKKYVSDTVGLPTLTDIIAELDKPGRDPRKEFEVFKFEEGVSEIKHLREGMRLPGIVTNVTNFGAFVDIGVHQDGLVHISQLADTFVDDPNRVVKAGQKVMVTVVEVDEKRKRIALSMKGEKPAAKSPPAKPQIKQTPPPAGKKKDKGNDWQDQLEALKNKFK, from the coding sequence ATGTCATCAGAAGTTTTAGACCGCCTGCTGATCCGTAAGCTGGCTGCGCAGATGGGTGTGCAGCCGGGGCAGGTAAGCGCCACAGTTACCTTGCTTGATGAGGGTGCCACAGTACCTTTTGTTTCGCGCTACCGGAAGGAGATGACGGGCAGTCTCGACGAAGTGCAGATTGCGGCTGTGCGCGATGGTATTGCACTTTTGCGCAGTACCGAACAGCGCCGCGCATTTATTCTCGAAACCATAGAAGGGCAGGGGAAACTTACTGATGAACTTCGCGGCAAAATTGAAGCGGCAGAAACCATGCTTCAGCTTGAAGATTTATATCTGCCTTACAAGCCCAAGCGCAAAACACGTGCTACCGTGGCCCGCGAAAAAGGGCTGGAGCCGCTGGCGCTGATGCTGCTTGAGCAAACCAATTTTGATGTGGATGCCGAAGCCGCAAAGTATATTGATGCTTCAAAAGAGGTGAACGACTCAGATGAGGCGCTGGACGGTGCACGTGATATTCTTGCCGAGATGTTCAGCGAAGATGCTTCGGCGCGCGAAAGTTTGCGTAAACTTTTCCGCGAGGAGGCACTGGTCCGAAGCCGTGTGGTAGCAGGCAAAGAGGAAGCCGGCGAAAAATTCCGCGACTATTTCGAGTGGGATGAAAAACTCATGCAGTGCCCCTCGCACCGTATGCTGGCCATGCGTCGCGGCGAAAACGAAGGCGTGCTCATGCTTGATATTGCGCCCGATGCCGACCACGCCATCGAACTGCTTGAAAAGCTGTTTGTGAAAGCACGCAACAAAGCGGCCGATCATGTAAAAGCGGCTATCAGCGGCTCATACAAACGCCTGCTTCAACCCTCGCTCGAAACCGAATTCCGTCAGCTTACCAAAGAAGCGGCCGACATCAAAGCCATTGAAGTGTTTGCGCAAAACCTGCGCGAACTGCTGCTGGCCTCGCCGCTGGGGCAAAAAGCCATTCTTGCCATCGACCCCGGCTTCCGCACAGGCTGCAAAGTAGTGGCGCTCGACCGGCAGGGCAAGCTGCTCGATAATGATGTAATCTTCCCGCATCAGTCGCAACGCGAAAAACAGGAAGCGGAAGACACACTCTTCCGCATGCTGGCCAAACATAATATCGAAGCCATTGCCATTGGCAACGGCACCGCCGGCCGCGAAACCGAAGAGTTTGTGCGAAGCATTGCCGAACTGCCCAAAGAAATTGCGGTGGTAATGGTAAACGAAAGCGGCGCATCCATTTACTCGGCGTCTGATGTGGCCCGCGAAGAATTTCCCACATACGACGTTACCGTGCGCGGAGCCGTGTCTATTGGCCGCCGTCTGGCCGATCCGCTGGCCGAACTCGTGAAGATTGATCCAAAGTCAATTGGCGTGGGGCAATATCAGCACGATGTGGATCAGCCCATGCTGAAGAAGAAACTCGACGAAGTGGTGGAAAGCTGTGTAAACGGCGTGGGCGTAGAGCTTAACACCGCCAGCAAACAGCTTCTGGCCTACGTATCGGGCATTGGTTCGGCGCTGGCTAAAAATATTGTGGAATACCGCAATGAAAACGGCCCGTTCCGCTCACGCAAAGACCTGCTTGATGTGCCGCGCCTCGGCGAAAAAGCTTTTGAGCAGGCAGCCGGCTTTTTACGCATACGCGGCGGCAAACATCCGCTCGACAGCTCGGCGGTGCATCCTGAGTCGTACCACATTGTAGAGCAAATGGCCAAAGACCTCGGCTGCGAACTTGCTGATTTGCTCGGTGATAAAGAGCTGCGCAAAAAAATCGAGCTCAAAAAGTATGTAAGCGATACCGTAGGACTTCCTACTCTCACCGACATCATCGCCGAGCTTGACAAACCCGGCCGCGATCCGCGCAAAGAATTTGAAGTGTTCAAATTTGAAGAAGGTGTGAGCGAAATCAAACACCTGCGCGAAGGTATGCGCCTGCCCGGTATCGTAACCAACGTCACCAACTTCGGGGCGTTTGTAGATATTGGCGTGCATCAGGACGGGCTTGTACACATCAGCCAGCTGGCAGATACGTTTGTGGACGATCCGAACCGTGTGGTGAAAGCCGGTCAGAAAGTGATGGTGACTGTGGTGGAGGTTGATGAAAAACGCAAACGTATTGCGCTGTCAATGAAAGGCGAAAAGCCGGCAGCTAAATCACCTCCCGCAAAACCGCAAATCAAACAAACACCTCCACCTGCCGGGAAGAAAAAAGACAAGGGCAACGACTGGCAGGATCAGCTGGAAGCGCTGAAGAATAAGTTTAAATAA
- a CDS encoding AraC family transcriptional regulator, with protein sequence MTLSLHTETVFLLLVIAAGLLSVPVLLLNKSNKAANRILAAVQLVVAGGLFHNLLLAGGVYDANPQLYFLPVSLRFAIGPLLWWYVHKLTGGKKLFIAFHLLPVAFVFLFECYAFSLDVEAKWQLWQKIEWYWNQVYFWIYQLQLTGYLILSLLQLVRWKKRVENQFSDTDKISLSALRKLLTGVFLLLVAGAGWRIAQQITGINSIILPSDLVKGIMLLGVCWFSIRQNQISVIHTHVQTETLPQLLEDEPGLVVDMDIPAADKTEPLRVNEELLAGIISLMETEKPFLNPELSLYQLARQLNQPAKLVSSTINRGTGQTFQAFVNAYRVKEVMRQIENGQHKQHTLLAIALDAGFNSKATFNRVFRAQTGKTPGEFVSIHS encoded by the coding sequence ATGACATTATCCTTACATACAGAAACTGTTTTTTTACTTCTTGTAATTGCCGCCGGTTTACTCTCGGTACCTGTGCTCCTTTTAAACAAAAGCAATAAAGCAGCAAACCGTATTCTTGCCGCGGTGCAGCTGGTTGTGGCGGGCGGCCTGTTTCATAATCTCTTGCTGGCGGGTGGTGTGTATGATGCAAATCCGCAACTGTACTTCTTGCCCGTAAGTCTGCGTTTTGCAATCGGGCCGCTGCTTTGGTGGTATGTGCATAAACTTACCGGTGGCAAAAAGCTGTTCATTGCCTTTCATCTGCTGCCGGTTGCTTTCGTGTTTCTGTTCGAATGCTATGCTTTTTCGCTTGATGTGGAGGCCAAATGGCAGCTCTGGCAGAAAATTGAATGGTATTGGAATCAGGTGTATTTCTGGATTTATCAGTTACAGCTTACCGGCTACCTCATTTTATCGCTATTACAGCTGGTGCGTTGGAAAAAGCGGGTGGAAAACCAGTTTTCGGATACAGATAAGATTTCGCTTTCCGCATTACGCAAACTGTTAACCGGGGTTTTCCTGCTGTTGGTAGCCGGTGCCGGCTGGCGCATTGCGCAGCAAATTACCGGAATAAACAGTATTATTCTTCCTTCTGATCTTGTAAAGGGAATTATGTTGCTCGGTGTGTGCTGGTTCAGTATCAGACAAAACCAGATTTCGGTAATACACACACATGTGCAAACTGAAACGTTGCCGCAGCTTTTGGAAGATGAGCCGGGGTTGGTGGTGGATATGGATATTCCGGCTGCAGATAAAACCGAACCGCTGCGGGTCAATGAAGAACTGCTGGCCGGAATCATCAGCCTGATGGAAACCGAAAAACCGTTTCTCAATCCCGAATTATCACTTTATCAACTGGCGCGGCAACTTAACCAGCCGGCCAAACTGGTTTCTTCCACCATTAACCGTGGCACCGGGCAAACCTTTCAGGCATTTGTTAATGCATACCGGGTAAAAGAGGTAATGCGGCAAATCGAAAACGGGCAGCACAAACAACATACACTGCTGGCCATCGCGCTCGATGCCGGCTTCAATTCAAAGGCCACATTTAACCGTGTTTTCCGCGCGCAAACCGGAAAAACGCCGGGCGAATTCGTCTCAATTCATTCCTGA